The genomic interval AACGTGCCAGGCCTCTACTTTATTGGTGAAGTGGTGGACGTCACTGGCTGGCTCGGCGGCTACAACTTTCAGTGGGCCTGGAGCTCCGCCTGGGCATGCGCGCAGGCATTGATACCGCCAAGGTAAATATCCACCGGCCCACTGTTCTTAAGCATCCGCATCAGAGGGTTGCACGGCATCCGGGCGATGTTTTCCCGCCTGATATTCCTGCAGCCACCCCGGCACATCCGACGCTTTCATCGGGCGGGCGAACAGATAACCTTGTGCAATACGGCCGCCCAGTTTGCCGATCAACGCGCTTTGTCCTTCGGTTTCCACCCCTTCCGCCACCACCTCCAGTTTCAGGCTGCGGCCAATGCCGACCACCGCTTCAACCAACGCCTGGAGACGCTCTTCGGACTCACACTTGTCGATAAAACTACGGTCGATTTTGACTTCAGTCACCGGCAGGTTCACCAGATTAGAGAGATTGGAAAAACCGGTACCGAAATCATCAATCGAAACACCAATGCCGTTGCCGCGGATACGATGCACCACGGCCAACATATCCGGCGTCAGCGCCATCGCGGCGCTCTCGGTAATCTCGATAGTAAGGCGCTCGCCGGTCAGGGAAAAACTCTGCAGGATTGTGGTGATCGTCTCCGGCAGATCGCGATGAAAACAGAGCGGAGAAAAATTCACCGAGACCACCGGCACCCTCGCCCCGGCCAGATCCCACAACGACAGCTGACGGCACGCCTCGCACAACGCCCAATAGCTCAGGGCTTCGATCTCGCCGATATCTTCCGCCAGCGCAATGAATTTACTGGTCGGGACATTGCCGAAGACGGGGTCGTACCAGCGGGCTAACGCCTCCATACCGTACAACTCGCCACTGTCCAACCGAATCTGGGGCTGATAATAAAGCTCCAGCTCGCCATTATTGATGGCGCGTTTAAGCGCACCGCCCAATAGCAGCCGCTCGCTAGCGGCCACATTCATGTCGGCGCTGAAAAACTGATAACCGCCGCCGGCTTCTTTGGCGCGATACATCGCGACTTTCGCGTTATCCAGCAGCGTCTCGCGGTTACTCCCTCCCTCCAGATAGTGGCTGATCCCCACGCTGGCCGACAGGCTCAACCGGTGCCCGTCCAATTCGACCGGCTGGCTGATGGTTTCACGTAACTGCTCCGTCATCAGCGATGCCCGGTGCGCTGAACAGTCCGGCGCCACGATCACGAAACGATCGCCTTCCGGCCGGCTCAGCCACTCGCCTGCACGCAGAAAAGCCTGCAGACGATGTGTTACCGCCACCAGCACCCTATCGCCGGCGGCATGACCAAAGGCTTCATTGATATCCTTGAACCGATCCAGACCGACGGAAAACAGGGTGACTTCTCTTGTTGGCTGCTGGGAAAGGATGTCATCGAGATAACGTTGCAGATGGTATTGATTGGGCAGGCCGGTCAGCGGGTCGTATTGCACCAGTTGAACCATACGCTGTCGATTCTCTTCCTGCTCTATCGCCAGCGAGCACAGGTGCGTGCAGGCATCAATGATGCGTTCATGAAACAACGTCGGCTGCCGCAGTTCGCGGGAATAGAATGCAACCGTTCCCGCCACGCTGCGGTCGCGCCGCCGTATCGGATAGGACCAACAGGCGCGTAAACCATACGCCAGCGGTATCTGGGAAAACATCGCCCAACTCGCATCATGCTCGATATCGGCGGCCACGACCGGTTCGCCGCGCCAGGCGGCCGTACCGCAACTGCCGACGCCATCGCCGATCGCC from Musicola paradisiaca NCPPB 2511 carries:
- the dosP gene encoding oxygen-sensing cyclic-di-GMP phosphodiesterase DosP, which translates into the protein MEYLTIPDSEQVLLSALEQSIVAVVLINDAGCVLLFNRAAEILWGYERQEMRGRPVVSLLAPVCRPAYLDAIRSNQADSTAGAKTKCEWLLERKDGGQFWGRLPLSKVEVNGRTYRMLMAWDVSLDVEARWQNRLTMLAIDNAERPVVLLDNACRVIRVNYSFSRLYGYALEDIVGNTLDGIMSYSLDSQDSAGKKMSVMWGRSRVQAEVAIRCRDGREAFGRMASSPLIDDENDEFYGYSINVISDITEEQQFRSLERDILGALVSSLSFAELGDYICQQVSEIVPDVIPSIMTVDHRGILRHWSAPQLPDAYNQQVSGMAIGDGVGSCGTAAWRGEPVVAADIEHDASWAMFSQIPLAYGLRACWSYPIRRRDRSVAGTVAFYSRELRQPTLFHERIIDACTHLCSLAIEQEENRQRMVQLVQYDPLTGLPNQYHLQRYLDDILSQQPTREVTLFSVGLDRFKDINEAFGHAAGDRVLVAVTHRLQAFLRAGEWLSRPEGDRFVIVAPDCSAHRASLMTEQLRETISQPVELDGHRLSLSASVGISHYLEGGSNRETLLDNAKVAMYRAKEAGGGYQFFSADMNVAASERLLLGGALKRAINNGELELYYQPQIRLDSGELYGMEALARWYDPVFGNVPTSKFIALAEDIGEIEALSYWALCEACRQLSLWDLAGARVPVVSVNFSPLCFHRDLPETITTILQSFSLTGERLTIEITESAAMALTPDMLAVVHRIRGNGIGVSIDDFGTGFSNLSNLVNLPVTEVKIDRSFIDKCESEERLQALVEAVVGIGRSLKLEVVAEGVETEGQSALIGKLGGRIAQGYLFARPMKASDVPGWLQEYQAGKHRPDAVQPSDADA